Proteins from a single region of Lepus europaeus isolate LE1 chromosome 4, mLepTim1.pri, whole genome shotgun sequence:
- the LOC133758768 gene encoding proton-coupled amino acid transporter 3-like, producing MLETSLAGKECSGEPSSSAVGSKSSSASSHSLTPDKGQPAGEAAGLSMVQTLIHLLKCNVGTGLLGLPLAIKNAGLLVGPFSLLAIGVLTVHCMVILLNCAHHLTQRLHKTFVNYGEAMMYSLETCANPWLRAHSAWGRY from the exons ATGTTGGAGACGTCACTGGCGGGAAAGGAGTGCAGCGGTGAGCCGAGCTCCTCAGCTGTCGGCTCAAAGTCCTCCTCGGCGAGCAGCCACAGCCTCACTCCGGACAAAGGGCAGCCTGCAGGGGAGGCTGCCGGACTCTC GATGGTGCAAACCTTGATCCACCTGTTGAAATGCAACGTTGGCACAGGGCTCCTGGGGCTTCCTCTGGCCATAAAAAATGCTGGCTTACTG gTGGGTCCTTTCAGCCTGCTGGCCATCGGCGTCCTCACCGTGCACTGCATGGTCATCCTGCTGAACTGCGCTCATCACCTCACGCAGAG ACTGCACAAGACTTTTGTGAACTACGGCGAGGCCATGATGTACAGCCTGGAAACCTGTGCGAACCCCTGGCTGAGGGCCCACTCCGCATGGGGAAGGTACTGA
- the LOC133758769 gene encoding proton-coupled amino acid transporter 3 yields the protein WLRAHSAWGRYIVSFLLIITQLGFCSVYFMFMADNLQQIAEEAHVTSRTCQPRKILVLRPILDIRFYMLIILPFLILLVFVQNLKVLSIFSTLASVTTLGSMALIFEYIIKGIPFPSDLPLMANWETFLLFFGTALFTFEGVGMVLPLKNQMKNPQQFSFVLYVGMSLVIILYIFLGTLGYMKFGADTQASITLNLPNCWLYQSVKLMYSVGIFFTYALQFHVPAEIIIPFAISQVSESWTLCVDLSVRTALVCLTCVSAILIPRLDLVISLVGSVSSSALALIIPPLLEIITFYSEDLSCATIAKDIMISILGFLGCIFGTYQALYDLIQPVNHSIANSTGVYA from the exons TGGCTGAGGGCCCACTCCGCGTGGGGAAG GTACATTGTCAGCTTCTTATTAATCATCACGCAGCTGGGCTTCTGCAgcgtttattttatgtttatggcAGACAACTTGCAGCAG ATAGCGGAAGAAGCCCATGTGACCTCCAGGACCTGCCAACCCAGGAAGATCCTGGTGCTGAGGCCCATCTTGGACATCCGGTTCTACATGCTTATAATCCTGCCCTTCCTGATCCTACTGGTGTTTGTCCAGAACCTCAAGGTGCTGTCCATCTTCTCAACATTGGCCAGCGTCACCACCCTGGGGAGCATGGCTCTGATCTTTGAGTATATCATAAAG GGGATCCCGTTTCCCAGCGACCTTCCCCTCATGGCCAACTGGGAGACCTTCTTGCTGTTCTTTGGCACAGCACTCTTCACATTTGAGGGTGTCGGCATG GTTCTACCTCTCAAGAACCAGATGAAGAATCCACAGCAGTTTTCCTTTGTTCTGTACGTGGGCATGTCCCTGGTCATCATCCTCTACATCTTCTTGGGGACACTGGGCTACATGAAGTTTGGGGCAGACACGCAGGCCAGCATCACCCTCAACTTGCCCAACTGCTG GTTGTACCAGTCGGTCAAGCTGATGTATTCTGTTGGCATTTTCTTCACCTATGCCCTCCAGTTCCACGTCCCAGCCGAGATCATCATCCCGTTCGCCATCTCCCAGGTGTCAGAGAGCTGGACACTGTGTGTGGACCTGTCTGTGCGCACGGCCTTGGTCTGCCTGACCT GTGTCTCCGCCATCCTCATCCCCCGCCTGGACCTGGTCATCTCCCTGGTGGGCTCCGTGAGCAGCAGCGCCCTGGCCCTCATCATCCCACCCCTCCTAGAGATCATCACCTTTTACTCTGAGGATCTGAGCTGCGCCACCATTGCAAAGGACATCATGATCAGCATCCTAGGCTTTTTGGGGTGCATATTCGGGACATACCAAGCCCTCTATGATTTGATCCAACCTGTCAACCATTCCATAGCCAACTCCACAGGTGTCTATGCataa